The following coding sequences are from one Kosakonia sp. H02 window:
- the pal gene encoding peptidoglycan-associated lipoprotein Pal — MQLNKVLKGLMLALPIMAIAACSSHKNNASDQSGEGMMGAGTGMNGSGNMSSEEQARLQMQQLQQNNIVYFDLDKYDIRSDFAAMLDAHANFLRSNPSYKVTVEGHADERGTPEYNISLGERRANAVKMYLQGKGVSADQISIVSYGKEKPAVLGHDEAAYAKNRRAVLVY, encoded by the coding sequence ATGCAACTGAACAAAGTGCTGAAAGGCCTGATGCTGGCTCTGCCAATTATGGCAATCGCTGCATGTTCTTCTCATAAGAACAACGCAAGCGACCAGAGCGGCGAAGGCATGATGGGTGCTGGCACTGGCATGAACGGTAGCGGCAACATGTCCTCTGAAGAACAAGCGCGTCTGCAAATGCAGCAGTTACAGCAGAACAACATTGTTTACTTCGATCTGGACAAGTATGACATCCGTTCTGATTTCGCAGCGATGCTGGATGCTCACGCAAACTTCCTGCGTAGCAACCCGTCTTACAAAGTTACCGTAGAAGGTCACGCGGACGAACGTGGTACTCCGGAATACAACATCTCCCTGGGCGAACGTCGTGCTAACGCCGTTAAAATGTACCTCCAGGGTAAAGGCGTTTCCGCTGACCAGATCTCCATCGTTTCTTACGGTAAAGAAAAACCCGCAGTACTGGGTCACGACGAAGCGGCTTACGCTAAAAACCGTCGCGCCGTACTGGTTTACTAA
- the cpoB gene encoding cell division protein CpoB, with protein MSSNFRHHLLSLSLLVGIAAPWAANAQAPISSVGSGSVEDRVTQLERISNAHSQLLTQLQQQLSDNQADIDSLRGQIQENQYQLNQVVERQQQILQQIGNLSSGGAGQTQQASGDQSGAATQAPAAAAGANNGSANSGAPVQSGDANTDYNAAIALVQDKSRQDDAITAFQNFVKKYPDSTYIPNANYWLGQLNYNKGKKDDAAYYFASVVKNFPKSPKAPDAMYKVGVIMQDKGDSAKAKAVYQQVVSKYPGTDGAKQAQKRLGSM; from the coding sequence ATGAGCAGTAACTTCAGACATCATCTGTTGAGTCTGTCGTTACTGGTTGGCATAGCGGCCCCCTGGGCCGCTAATGCTCAGGCGCCAATCAGTAGTGTCGGCTCAGGCTCGGTCGAAGACCGCGTCACTCAACTCGAGCGTATTTCGAATGCTCATAGCCAGCTTTTAACTCAACTCCAGCAGCAACTCTCCGATAATCAGGCCGATATTGATTCCCTGCGTGGTCAAATCCAGGAAAATCAGTATCAACTGAATCAGGTGGTTGAACGCCAACAGCAAATTTTGCAGCAAATCGGCAATTTGAGCAGCGGCGGGGCGGGGCAGACGCAGCAGGCTTCTGGCGATCAGAGCGGTGCAGCAACGCAGGCTCCGGCGGCAGCTGCGGGCGCGAATAACGGCTCGGCCAACTCTGGCGCGCCGGTACAAAGCGGTGATGCCAATACCGATTACAACGCAGCGATTGCCCTGGTACAGGATAAATCCCGCCAGGATGACGCTATCACCGCGTTTCAAAACTTCGTCAAAAAGTACCCTGATTCAACCTATATTCCGAATGCCAATTACTGGCTCGGTCAGTTGAATTACAACAAGGGTAAAAAAGACGATGCGGCGTATTACTTCGCCTCCGTGGTGAAGAATTTCCCGAAGTCGCCTAAGGCACCGGATGCGATGTACAAAGTCGGTGTGATTATGCAGGACAAGGGAGACAGTGCAAAAGCGAAAGCGGTCTACCAGCAGGTGGTCAGTAAATACCCTGGTACCGATGGCGCGAAACAAGCGCAAAAACGCCTTGGTTCGATGTAA
- the nadA gene encoding quinolinate synthase NadA, with the protein MSVMFDPEAAIYPFPPKPTPLSQQEKPFYREKIKRLLKARDAVMVAHYYTDPEIQQLAEETGGCIADSLEMARFGARHPASTLLVAGVRFMGETAKILSPEKTILMPTLQAECSLDLGCPIDEFSAFCDAHPDRTVVVYANTSAAVKVRADWVVTSSIAVELIEHLDSLGEKIIWAPDRHLGSYVQKQTGADVLCWQGACIVHDEFKTQALLRMKALYPEAAILVHPESPQSVVNLADAVGSTSQLINAAKTLPHTQLIVATDRGIFYKMQQAVPEKELFEAPTAGEGATCRSCAHCPWMAMNGLQAIAEGLEQGGAAHEIQVDAALREGALLPLNRMLDFAATLRS; encoded by the coding sequence ATGAGCGTAATGTTTGATCCCGAAGCCGCAATTTACCCTTTTCCGCCCAAACCCACGCCGCTGAGCCAGCAAGAAAAGCCGTTTTATCGCGAAAAAATCAAGCGCCTGCTTAAAGCGCGAGACGCGGTGATGGTCGCGCATTACTACACTGATCCGGAAATTCAACAACTGGCGGAAGAGACCGGCGGCTGCATTGCAGATTCGCTGGAAATGGCGCGCTTTGGCGCCAGACATCCCGCCTCAACGCTGCTGGTCGCCGGTGTGCGTTTTATGGGGGAAACCGCCAAAATCCTCAGCCCGGAAAAAACCATCCTGATGCCGACACTCCAGGCGGAATGTTCGCTCGATCTCGGCTGCCCAATTGACGAATTCAGCGCCTTTTGCGATGCCCACCCGGACCGCACGGTGGTGGTCTACGCTAACACCTCGGCGGCGGTTAAAGTCCGTGCCGACTGGGTAGTAACTTCCAGTATTGCCGTTGAATTAATTGAACATCTCGACAGCCTCGGCGAAAAAATTATCTGGGCGCCGGATCGCCACCTCGGAAGCTATGTGCAGAAACAGACCGGCGCAGATGTGCTGTGCTGGCAAGGCGCATGCATTGTCCACGACGAATTTAAAACGCAGGCTCTGCTGCGCATGAAAGCGCTTTACCCCGAGGCGGCGATTCTTGTGCACCCGGAATCACCGCAATCCGTAGTCAACCTGGCAGACGCCGTGGGTTCCACCAGCCAGTTGATTAATGCCGCAAAAACATTGCCACACACGCAACTGATCGTCGCCACTGATCGCGGCATCTTTTATAAAATGCAGCAGGCGGTTCCGGAAAAAGAGTTGTTCGAAGCGCCAACCGCCGGAGAGGGGGCGACCTGTCGCAGCTGCGCACACTGCCCGTGGATGGCAATGAACGGCTTACAAGCGATTGCTGAAGGGCTGGAGCAGGGCGGCGCTGCGCATGAGATACAAGTCGATGCCGCATTGCGTGAAGGCGCGTTACTGCCGCTTAACCGCATGCTGGATTTTGCAGCTACACTACGGTCCTGA
- the pnuC gene encoding nicotinamide riboside transporter PnuC, producing MDFFSTQNILVHIPIGTGGYDLSWIEAVGTLAGLLCIWLASLEKISNYAFGLINVTLFAIIFFQIQLYASLLLQLFFFAANIYGWYAWSRQTSQNEAALQIRWLPLPKALAWLAVCVVAIGLMTLFINPVFAFLTRIAVGIMQALGLNVVMPELQPDAFPFWDSCMMVLSIVAMILMTRKYVENWLLWVIINVISVVIFALQGVWAMSLEYMILTFIALNGSRMWINSARERGSHALSH from the coding sequence ATGGATTTTTTTAGTACGCAGAACATCCTGGTGCATATTCCCATTGGCACCGGCGGATACGATCTTTCATGGATTGAAGCCGTAGGTACGCTGGCGGGTCTTCTCTGCATCTGGCTGGCGAGCCTCGAAAAAATCAGCAATTACGCCTTTGGGCTGATTAACGTCACGCTGTTCGCCATTATCTTCTTTCAGATTCAACTCTATGCCAGCCTGCTATTGCAGCTCTTTTTCTTCGCCGCCAATATTTATGGCTGGTATGCCTGGTCGCGCCAGACCTCCCAAAACGAAGCTGCGCTGCAAATCCGCTGGTTGCCACTGCCGAAAGCGCTCGCCTGGCTCGCCGTTTGCGTTGTCGCGATCGGCCTGATGACCCTCTTTATCAACCCGGTTTTCGCCTTCCTGACACGCATCGCGGTAGGCATTATGCAAGCCCTGGGGCTGAACGTCGTGATGCCGGAACTGCAACCCGATGCTTTCCCATTCTGGGACTCCTGCATGATGGTGCTCTCTATCGTGGCGATGATTTTGATGACGCGTAAATACGTCGAGAACTGGCTGCTGTGGGTGATTATCAACGTCATCAGCGTGGTGATTTTCGCCCTGCAAGGCGTATGGGCAATGTCGCTGGAATACATGATCCTGACATTTATTGCCCTTAACGGCAGCCGGATGTGGATTAACAGCGCGCGTGAGCGGGGTTCTCACGCGCTTTCACACTAA
- the zitB gene encoding CDF family zinc transporter ZitB, with product MAHSHSHTPADANARRLLLAFTVTAVFMLIEVAGGIISGSLALLADAGHMLTDAAALLFALLAVWFARQPPSAQRTFGWLRLTTLAAFVNALALVLITVWIVWEAIQRFQHPQPVAGFTMMTIAITGLLANILAFWLLHRGSEEKNLNVRAAALHVLGDLLGSVGAIVAALVIMLTNWTPIDPVLSVLVSALVLRSAWRLMKESVNELLEGVPGSMDIGALQRHLRRAIPEVRDVHHVHVWQVGEKPLMTLHVQVIPPRDHDKLLGEIHHFLAHHYDIAHATVQMEYQPCKGSDCHLGEMQPEHHHGHHH from the coding sequence ATGGCGCATTCACATTCGCATACGCCTGCCGATGCTAACGCTCGCCGTCTGCTGCTGGCCTTTACGGTTACCGCTGTTTTCATGCTTATTGAGGTCGCGGGCGGAATTATTTCCGGCTCGCTGGCGCTGCTGGCCGATGCGGGTCATATGCTGACCGACGCGGCGGCGTTGCTTTTCGCCTTACTGGCAGTCTGGTTTGCCCGCCAGCCACCCAGCGCACAGCGCACTTTTGGCTGGCTGCGCCTGACGACACTGGCCGCCTTTGTGAATGCGCTCGCGCTGGTGCTGATTACCGTGTGGATTGTCTGGGAAGCGATTCAACGTTTTCAACATCCACAGCCGGTTGCGGGTTTCACCATGATGACTATCGCCATTACTGGCCTGCTGGCAAATATACTGGCGTTCTGGTTGCTGCATCGCGGCAGTGAAGAGAAGAATTTGAACGTGCGCGCCGCAGCCCTGCACGTGCTGGGCGATTTGCTGGGTTCGGTGGGAGCGATTGTCGCCGCACTGGTGATTATGTTGACTAACTGGACGCCGATTGACCCGGTTCTCTCCGTGCTGGTCTCTGCGCTGGTGTTGCGTAGCGCGTGGCGGTTGATGAAAGAGAGCGTTAACGAGTTGCTGGAAGGCGTGCCGGGTTCAATGGATATTGGCGCGTTGCAGCGCCATTTGCGTCGGGCAATTCCGGAAGTGCGCGATGTTCATCATGTGCATGTCTGGCAGGTGGGGGAAAAGCCGCTGATGACGCTGCATGTGCAGGTTATCCCGCCGCGCGATCATGACAAGCTGCTCGGCGAGATCCACCATTTTCTGGCGCACCATTATGATATCGCCCATGCGACAGTGCAGATGGAGTACCAGCCCTGTAAAGGGTCAGATTGCCATCTGGGCGAGATGCAGCCTGAACACCATCACGGACACCATCATTAG
- a CDS encoding YbgS-like family protein — MKMNKLATLLLTTTLTLAGGAAYAADAASNSSNGNGDANAAAKAGQVAPDAKDNIAPNNVDNSNINTGNTNTNSTSTQMNHQSDHMSKEEVHKNTMCKDGRCPDINKKVETGSDTTNDVNTKTDGTTQ; from the coding sequence ATGAAAATGAACAAATTAGCGACACTTTTACTGACGACTACCCTGACCCTGGCAGGTGGCGCGGCGTATGCTGCTGACGCTGCATCCAACAGCAGCAATGGCAATGGCGATGCGAATGCCGCAGCTAAAGCGGGCCAGGTGGCACCTGACGCGAAAGATAACATTGCGCCAAATAATGTTGATAACAGCAATATCAACACCGGCAACACTAATACCAACTCCACTTCGACTCAGATGAATCATCAATCCGATCATATGAGTAAAGAGGAAGTGCACAAAAATACGATGTGCAAAGACGGTCGTTGCCCGGACATCAACAAAAAAGTCGAGACCGGTAGCGACACCACTAATGATGTCAATACCAAAACCGACGGCACCACGCAGTAA
- the aroG gene encoding 3-deoxy-7-phosphoheptulonate synthase AroG, which yields MDYQNDDLRIKEINELLPPVALLEKFPATETAARTVSLARKAIHQILRGNDDRLLVVIGPCSIHDPVAAKEYASRLLALREELKGELEIVMRVYFEKPRTTVGWKGLINDPHMDNSFQINDGLRIARKLLLEINDSGLPAAGEFLDMITPQYMADLMSWGAIGARTTESQVHRELASGLSCPVGFKNGTDGTIKVAIDAINAAGAPHCFLSVTKWGHSAIVNTAGNGDCHIILRGGKEPNYSAKHVAEVKAGLEKAGLEPQVMIDFSHANSSKQFKKQMDVGVDVCQQIAGGEKAIIGVMIESHLVEGNQNLESAEALVYGKSITDACIGWEDTDVILRKLANAVKARRS from the coding sequence ATGGATTATCAGAACGACGATTTACGTATTAAAGAGATCAACGAGTTATTGCCACCTGTCGCACTCCTTGAAAAATTTCCCGCTACCGAAACCGCAGCCAGGACTGTTTCCCTGGCACGCAAAGCGATTCATCAAATTCTGCGTGGTAACGATGACCGCCTGCTGGTGGTGATTGGCCCATGTTCTATTCATGATCCTGTTGCGGCAAAGGAATATGCCTCGCGCCTGCTGGCGCTCCGTGAAGAATTAAAAGGCGAGCTGGAAATTGTTATGCGCGTCTATTTCGAGAAGCCGCGCACCACCGTAGGCTGGAAAGGGCTTATTAACGATCCGCATATGGATAACAGTTTCCAGATTAACGATGGCCTGCGTATTGCGCGCAAGTTGTTGCTGGAAATTAACGACAGCGGCCTGCCTGCTGCGGGCGAGTTCCTCGATATGATCACCCCGCAATATATGGCGGATTTGATGAGCTGGGGCGCGATTGGCGCGCGTACCACGGAATCACAGGTGCACCGTGAACTGGCTTCCGGCCTTTCCTGCCCGGTGGGTTTCAAAAATGGCACCGACGGCACCATTAAAGTGGCGATTGATGCTATCAACGCGGCTGGCGCGCCGCACTGCTTCCTCTCCGTGACTAAATGGGGGCATTCCGCCATTGTTAACACGGCGGGTAATGGCGACTGCCATATCATTCTGCGCGGCGGTAAAGAGCCGAACTACAGCGCGAAACATGTGGCTGAAGTGAAAGCGGGTCTGGAGAAAGCCGGGCTGGAGCCGCAGGTGATGATCGATTTCAGCCATGCCAACTCCAGCAAGCAGTTTAAAAAGCAGATGGATGTCGGTGTGGATGTTTGCCAGCAGATTGCCGGGGGTGAAAAAGCGATTATCGGCGTGATGATCGAAAGCCATCTGGTCGAAGGCAACCAAAATCTTGAGAGTGCAGAAGCGCTGGTGTACGGCAAGAGCATCACCGATGCCTGTATTGGCTGGGAAGATACTGATGTGATTCTGCGCAAACTGGCGAATGCGGTAAAAGCGCGTCGTAGTTAA
- the gpmA gene encoding 2,3-diphosphoglycerate-dependent phosphoglycerate mutase codes for MAVTKLVLVRHGESQWNNENRFTGWYDVDLSEKGVGEAKAAGKLLKEEGYTFDFAYTSVLKRAIHTLWNVLDELDQAWLPVEKSWKLNERHYGALQGLNKAETAEKYGDDQVKQWRRGFAVTPPALTKDDERYPGHDPRYAKLTDAELPQTESLALTIDRVIPYWNESILPRLKSGERVIIAAHGNSLRALVKYLDNMSEEAILELNIPTGVPLVYEFDENFKPLKHYYLGNAEEIAAKAAAVANQGKAK; via the coding sequence ATGGCTGTTACTAAGCTGGTTCTGGTTCGTCACGGCGAAAGCCAGTGGAACAATGAAAACCGCTTCACCGGTTGGTACGATGTCGATCTGTCTGAAAAAGGCGTTGGCGAAGCGAAAGCGGCAGGCAAGCTGCTGAAAGAGGAAGGCTACACGTTTGATTTTGCTTATACCTCTGTGCTGAAACGTGCCATCCATACGCTCTGGAATGTTCTGGACGAACTGGATCAGGCATGGTTGCCGGTAGAGAAAAGCTGGAAACTGAATGAACGTCACTATGGTGCGCTGCAAGGTCTGAACAAAGCAGAAACCGCAGAAAAATACGGTGACGATCAGGTGAAACAATGGCGTCGCGGCTTTGCCGTCACCCCGCCAGCACTGACCAAAGATGATGAGCGTTACCCGGGCCACGATCCGCGTTATGCCAAACTGACCGACGCGGAGCTGCCGCAGACGGAAAGCCTGGCGCTGACCATCGATCGCGTGATCCCTTACTGGAACGAATCTATTCTGCCGCGCCTGAAAAGCGGTGAGCGCGTGATCATCGCCGCACACGGTAACTCCCTGCGCGCGCTGGTGAAATACCTCGACAACATGAGCGAAGAAGCGATCCTCGAACTGAACATCCCGACCGGCGTGCCACTGGTTTATGAGTTCGACGAAAACTTCAAACCGCTGAAGCATTACTATCTGGGTAACGCGGAAGAGATCGCCGCGAAAGCTGCTGCGGTAGCAAACCAGGGTAAAGCGAAGTAA
- the galM gene encoding galactose-1-epimerase yields the protein MLNETSTAAPDGLPVRLITLRNNAGMVVTLMDWGATLLSARVPLKDGSVREALLGCASPEHYWEQTAFLGASVGRYANRIAKSRFTVDGVEYTLTPSQGENQLHGGPEGFDKRRWRIERQNDSEVLFSLTSPDGDQGYPGNVNATAHFRLGEDNRISIEYRATTDKPCPVNLTNHAYFNLDGEQSDVRNHTLQLLADAYLPVDEMGIPTGGLKKVALTSFDFRTPKTVAEEFLSEEDQRAVKGYDHAYLLQAKGDASQPAAQLWSADKQLQMAVYTSAPALQFYSGNFLEGTPARGGKTYSAWQGLALESEFLPDSPNRPDYPQPDCVLRPGDEYVSLTEYHFTAL from the coding sequence GTGCTAAACGAAACTTCTACGGCGGCCCCCGACGGCCTGCCGGTACGTCTGATCACCCTGCGCAATAACGCCGGGATGGTTGTCACATTGATGGACTGGGGCGCGACGCTGCTTTCCGCGCGCGTGCCGTTGAAAGACGGTTCCGTACGCGAGGCGCTGCTTGGCTGTGCCTCGCCGGAGCACTATTGGGAGCAGACCGCATTTCTGGGTGCTTCGGTAGGCCGCTACGCCAATCGCATCGCGAAGAGCCGTTTCACCGTTGACGGTGTCGAATACACGCTGACACCGAGCCAGGGTGAAAACCAATTGCACGGCGGGCCGGAAGGCTTTGATAAACGCCGCTGGCGCATCGAACGCCAGAATGACAGCGAAGTGCTCTTCTCCCTCACTTCGCCGGATGGCGACCAGGGTTATCCGGGCAATGTTAACGCCACGGCGCACTTTCGCCTCGGCGAAGATAACCGCATATCGATTGAATACCGCGCGACTACCGATAAGCCGTGCCCGGTGAATCTGACTAACCATGCTTACTTTAACCTTGATGGTGAGCAGTCCGACGTACGTAACCACACACTGCAACTGCTGGCCGATGCCTATTTGCCCGTGGATGAGATGGGCATTCCGACCGGCGGGCTGAAAAAAGTGGCGCTGACCAGTTTCGATTTCCGCACACCCAAAACCGTGGCGGAAGAGTTTCTCAGCGAAGAAGACCAGCGCGCAGTCAAAGGTTACGACCATGCTTATTTGTTGCAGGCCAAAGGCGATGCCAGCCAACCTGCCGCTCAGTTGTGGTCTGCGGATAAGCAGCTTCAGATGGCGGTTTACACCAGCGCGCCCGCGTTGCAGTTCTATTCCGGTAATTTTCTTGAAGGCACCCCGGCGCGTGGCGGCAAAACCTACAGCGCCTGGCAAGGTCTGGCGCTGGAGAGCGAGTTTTTGCCCGATAGCCCTAATCGCCCGGACTACCCGCAGCCGGACTGCGTTTTGCGCCCCGGCGATGAGTATGTCAGCCTGACGGAATATCACTTCACCGCGCTGTAA
- the galK gene encoding galactokinase: protein MSLKENTQSLFAEKFGYPATHTIQAPGRVNLIGEHTDYNDGFVLPCAIDYQTVISCAARNDRTVRVIAADYDNQSDAFSLDEPIVTHDSQQWSNYVRGVVKHLQQRDASFGGADLVISGNVPQGAGLSSSASLEVAVGTVFQQLYHLPLDGAQIALNGQEAENQFVGCNCGIMDQLISALGKKGSALLIDCRSLGTKAVSMPQGVAIVIINSNFKRTLVGSEYNTRRQQCETGARFFQQKALRDVSLDKFNAVAHELDPLVAKRVRHVLTENARTVEAAAALEKGDLQRMGELMAQSHASMRDDFEITVPQIDTLVEIVKATIGDKGGVRMTGGGFGGCVVALVPEALVPAVKQAVEKEYEAKTGIKETFYVCKPSQGAGQC from the coding sequence ATGAGCCTGAAAGAGAACACACAATCCCTGTTTGCTGAAAAATTTGGCTACCCTGCCACCCACACTATTCAGGCACCAGGCCGCGTCAACCTGATCGGTGAACACACCGACTATAACGACGGTTTTGTGCTGCCCTGCGCCATTGATTATCAAACAGTGATTAGCTGTGCGGCGCGTAACGATCGCACAGTGCGGGTGATTGCCGCCGACTATGACAACCAGAGCGATGCGTTTTCGCTGGATGAGCCTATCGTGACTCATGACAGCCAGCAATGGTCAAACTACGTGCGCGGCGTGGTGAAACATCTGCAACAGCGCGATGCGAGCTTCGGCGGTGCCGATTTAGTGATCAGCGGCAATGTGCCGCAGGGCGCGGGGCTGAGCTCTTCTGCATCGCTGGAAGTGGCGGTCGGTACCGTGTTCCAGCAACTTTACCACCTGCCGCTGGACGGCGCGCAGATTGCCCTTAACGGCCAGGAAGCAGAAAACCAGTTTGTCGGCTGCAACTGCGGCATCATGGATCAGCTGATTTCCGCCCTCGGTAAAAAAGGCAGCGCACTGCTGATCGACTGCCGCTCCCTCGGCACCAAAGCGGTTTCCATGCCGCAAGGCGTGGCGATTGTCATCATCAACAGCAATTTCAAACGCACGCTGGTGGGCAGCGAATACAACACCCGCCGCCAACAGTGTGAAACCGGCGCGCGTTTCTTCCAGCAAAAAGCGCTGCGCGATGTCAGCCTGGATAAATTTAATGCCGTCGCCCATGAGTTAGATCCGCTGGTCGCTAAACGTGTTCGCCACGTGCTGACCGAAAACGCCCGCACCGTGGAAGCGGCTGCCGCGCTGGAAAAAGGCGATCTGCAACGCATGGGTGAGCTGATGGCGCAATCCCATGCGTCGATGCGCGATGATTTCGAAATTACCGTGCCGCAAATCGATACGCTGGTTGAAATTGTTAAAGCGACCATCGGTGATAAAGGCGGTGTGCGTATGACCGGTGGCGGCTTTGGCGGCTGTGTCGTTGCGCTGGTACCGGAAGCGCTGGTGCCTGCCGTGAAACAGGCGGTGGAAAAAGAGTACGAAGCGAAAACCGGTATTAAAGAAACGTTCTATGTTTGCAAACCTTCTCAGGGAGCGGGACAGTGCTAA
- the galT gene encoding galactose-1-phosphate uridylyltransferase, with product MTQFNPVDHPHRRYNPLTDQWILVSPHRAKRPWQGAQETPAKQTLPAHDPDCFLCPGNTRVTGDKNPDYTSTYVFTNDFAALMTDTPDAPESHDPLMRSQSARGTSRVICFSPDHSKTLPELSVSALEEVVKTWQQQTAELGQTYPWVQVFENKGAAMGCSNPHPHGQVWANSFLPNEAEREDRLQKAYFAGHRSPMLVDYVQRELKDGSRTVVETEHWLAVVPYWAAWPFETLLLPKAPVQRITDLSDAQRSDLALALKKLTSRYDNLFQCSFPYSMGWHGAPFNGEDNAHWQLHAHFYPPLLRSATVRKFMVGYEMLGETQRDLTAEQAAERLRAVSDIHFRESGE from the coding sequence ATGACGCAATTTAATCCGGTCGATCACCCACATCGCCGTTACAACCCGCTTACCGATCAGTGGATTCTGGTCTCTCCGCATCGTGCAAAACGCCCCTGGCAAGGGGCGCAGGAGACACCGGCAAAACAGACGCTGCCTGCGCACGATCCGGACTGTTTCCTCTGCCCCGGAAACACCCGCGTGACCGGGGATAAAAACCCTGATTACACCAGCACCTATGTGTTCACCAATGACTTTGCGGCACTGATGACCGACACGCCGGACGCGCCGGAAAGCCACGATCCGCTGATGCGCAGCCAGAGCGCGCGCGGCACCAGCCGTGTTATCTGCTTCTCGCCGGATCACAGCAAAACGCTGCCGGAACTGAGCGTCAGCGCACTGGAAGAAGTGGTGAAAACCTGGCAGCAACAAACGGCTGAGCTGGGTCAGACCTACCCGTGGGTTCAGGTGTTTGAAAACAAAGGCGCGGCGATGGGCTGCTCCAACCCGCATCCGCATGGTCAGGTGTGGGCAAACAGCTTCCTGCCGAACGAAGCAGAACGTGAAGACCGCCTGCAAAAAGCGTACTTTGCCGGGCACCGTTCGCCGATGCTGGTGGATTACGTTCAGCGTGAACTGAAAGACGGCAGCCGGACGGTGGTAGAAACGGAGCACTGGCTGGCGGTAGTGCCTTACTGGGCCGCCTGGCCGTTTGAAACCTTGCTGTTGCCGAAAGCGCCCGTGCAGCGCATTACGGATTTAAGCGATGCGCAGCGCAGTGACTTAGCGCTGGCATTGAAAAAGCTGACCAGTCGTTATGACAACCTGTTCCAGTGCTCTTTCCCCTACTCAATGGGCTGGCACGGCGCGCCATTTAATGGCGAGGATAACGCTCACTGGCAGTTACACGCGCACTTTTACCCGCCGCTGTTACGCTCCGCCACGGTACGTAAATTTATGGTGGGCTACGAAATGCTTGGCGAGACCCAGCGCGATCTGACCGCAGAACAAGCCGCTGAACGTCTGCGTGCGGTCAGTGACATCCATTTTCGCGAATCCGGAGAATAA
- the galE gene encoding UDP-glucose 4-epimerase GalE, giving the protein MRVLVTGGSGYIGSHTCVQLLQNGHDVIILDNLCNSKRSVLNQIERFGGKPALFVEGDIRDEALLAEILHDHAIEAVIHFAGLKAVGESVAKPLEYYDNNVNGTLRLINAMRAANVKNFIFSSSATVYGDQPKIPYVESFPTGTPQSPYGKSKLMVEQILTDLQKAQPEWSIALLRYFNPVGAHPSGDMGEDPQGIPNNLMPYIAQVAVGRRDSLAVFGNDYPTPDGTGVRDYIHVMDLADGHVAAMQQLAGKPGVHIYNLGAGVGSSVLDVINAFSKACGKPVAWHYAPRREGDLPAYWADATKADKELNWRVTRTLEEMAEDTWRWQSRHPQGYPD; this is encoded by the coding sequence ATGCGAGTTCTGGTTACAGGTGGTAGCGGTTACATTGGAAGTCATACCTGCGTCCAACTGCTGCAAAACGGCCATGACGTTATCATCCTCGACAACCTCTGCAACAGTAAGCGCAGCGTGTTGAACCAAATTGAGCGCTTTGGCGGTAAACCGGCGCTGTTTGTGGAAGGCGATATTCGCGACGAAGCACTGCTGGCAGAGATCCTCCACGATCACGCCATCGAAGCCGTTATTCATTTCGCCGGGCTGAAGGCGGTGGGCGAATCCGTCGCTAAGCCGCTGGAGTACTACGACAACAACGTCAACGGTACGCTGCGCCTGATTAACGCCATGCGCGCCGCCAATGTGAAAAACTTCATTTTCAGTTCCTCCGCCACCGTTTACGGCGATCAGCCGAAAATCCCGTATGTTGAAAGCTTCCCGACCGGCACACCGCAAAGCCCGTACGGGAAAAGCAAACTGATGGTGGAACAGATCCTCACCGACCTGCAAAAAGCCCAGCCGGAGTGGAGCATTGCGCTGCTGCGCTATTTCAACCCGGTGGGTGCGCACCCGTCAGGGGATATGGGCGAAGATCCGCAGGGCATCCCGAATAACTTAATGCCGTACATCGCTCAGGTGGCAGTCGGCCGTCGCGATTCCCTGGCGGTGTTCGGCAACGATTATCCAACCCCGGACGGCACCGGTGTGCGCGACTATATTCATGTGATGGATCTGGCCGATGGCCACGTTGCCGCCATGCAGCAACTGGCGGGCAAACCGGGCGTGCATATTTATAACCTCGGTGCCGGTGTCGGCAGCAGCGTGCTGGATGTTATCAATGCGTTCAGCAAAGCCTGCGGCAAACCGGTGGCCTGGCACTACGCGCCGCGCCGCGAAGGCGATCTCCCGGCCTACTGGGCCGATGCCACCAAAGCCGATAAAGAGCTGAACTGGCGCGTAACCCGTACACTTGAAGAAATGGCAGAAGATACCTGGCGCTGGCAGTCACGCCACCCGCAGGGCTATCCAGATTAA